A window of the Lactuca sativa cultivar Salinas chromosome 5, Lsat_Salinas_v11, whole genome shotgun sequence genome harbors these coding sequences:
- the LOC128134285 gene encoding uncharacterized protein LOC128134285 — MSGRPSRGRPQNETPDVAQVVAQQLLEAIPNIVTQVTARLNANQGSSGGNRGNNERECNYKSFMACKPKEFHGKEGAVGLLKWIDSMESVLHISKCLERNKVEYASCLFQDRALTWWNTLVQTRGRIAAYQLTWEDLKKLLIEEYCPKDELQKLESEFWNHSMVGTQIEKYTVRFHELAKLVPHMVTPEEKRIDRYIWGLAPEIRGMVTSANPTTIQSAVSLANRLTNDVIRMGASTKESSSNKRKPANQGEKKYGGKSGRKQKVSRNFMVRAQEQEPVKTQGQEVQERKQYSGPLPKCNKCNFHHKGACPVCQNCKQTGHYSKYCKVNKEGKRTCYECGSTDHLRRACPKLNNGPGNNGQGQARQNF; from the coding sequence ATGTCAGGCAGGCCTAGTCGCGGGCGCCCACAGAACGAAACACCCGATGTTGCTCAAGTTGTAGCACAACAGCTCTTGGAAGCAATTCCAAACATTGTTACTCAGGTAACTGCAAGACTTAATGCTAACCAAGGAAGTAGTGGAGGAAAccggggaaacaatgaaagagaatGTAACTACAAGTCCTTTATGGCTTGTAAACCTAAGGAGTTCCATGGAAAGGAAGGTGCGGTCGGGTTACTGAAATGGATTGACAGCATGGAGTCGGTCCTTCACATTAGCAAATGCCTCGAGCGCAACAAAGTTGAGTATGCATCTTGCCTATTCCAAGATAgggcattgacttggtggaatactCTAGTGCAAACCCGAGGCCGTATAGCGGCGTATCAACTAACTTGGGAAGACCTAAAGAAGCTACtgatagaggagtattgtcccaaGGATGAACTTCAGAAGCTTGAATCTGAATTTTGGAACCATTCTATGGTTGGAACACAAATAGAGAAGTACACAGTCCGATTTCATGAACTAGCAAAATTGGTACCTCACATGGTTACTCCTGAGGAGAAACGGATAGATCGTTACATCTGGGGTCTGGCACCAGAGATTCGGGGAATGGTTACCTCAGCAAACCCAACTACCATTCAAAGTGCAGTAAGTCTAGCGAATCGACTAACCAATGATGTGATAAGGATGGGAGCATCGACAAAGGAAAGCTCTAGTAACAAGAGGAAGCCAGCAAATCAGGGAGAGAAAAAATATGGAGGCAAGTCAGGGAGAAAGCagaaagtctcaagaaacttTATGGTAAGAGCCCAGGAGCAAGAACCAGTGAAAACTCAAGGACAGGAAGTGCAGGAGCGAAAGCAGTACTCAGGGCCGCTTCCGAAGTGcaataagtgtaacttccatcacaaggGAGCTTGCCCGGTGTGCCAAAACTGTAAGCAAACAGGCCATTACTCGAAGTATTGTAAGGTGAATAAGGAGGGAAAAAGGACATGTTACGAGTGCGGGAGTACTGATCATCTCCGTAGAGCATGTCCTAAACTGAACAATGGACCTGGTAACAATGGACAAGGCCAAGCCAGGCAAAACTTTTAA